From the Amycolatopsis thermoflava N1165 genome, one window contains:
- the rplP gene encoding 50S ribosomal protein L16 produces MLVPRKVKHRKQHSPKRAGAAKGGTKVTFGEYGIQALEHHYVTNRQIESARIAITRHIKRGGKVWINIFPDRPLTKKPAETRMGSGKGSPEWWVANVKPGRVMFELSFPNEAQAREALRRAIHKLPMKCRIVTREGGEF; encoded by the coding sequence GTGCTCGTCCCACGCAAGGTCAAGCACCGCAAGCAGCACTCGCCGAAGCGCGCCGGTGCCGCCAAGGGCGGCACGAAGGTCACCTTCGGTGAGTACGGCATCCAGGCGCTTGAGCACCACTACGTGACCAACCGGCAGATCGAGTCCGCTCGTATCGCCATCACCCGGCACATCAAGCGTGGCGGCAAGGTCTGGATCAACATCTTCCCGGACCGTCCGCTCACCAAGAAGCCGGCCGAAACCCGCATGGGTTCCGGTAAGGGTTCGCCCGAGTGGTGGGTCGCCAACGTGAAGCCGGGCCGCGTCATGTTCGAGCTGAGCTTCCCGAACGAGGCCCAGGCTCGCGAGGCGCTGCGCCGCGCGATCCACAAGCTCCCCATGAAGTGCCGCATCGTGACCCGTGAAGGTGGTGAGTTCTGA
- the rpsC gene encoding 30S ribosomal protein S3: MGQKINPHGFRLGITTDWKSRWYADKQYAEYVAEDVKIRKLLSTGMERAGISKVEIERTRDRVRVDIHTARPGIVIGRRGAEADRIRGSLEKLTGKQVQLNILEVKNPEADAQLVAQSVAEQLSNRVAFRRAMRKAIQTTMRSSQVKGIRVQCSGRLGGAEMSRSEHYRDGRVPLHTLRADIDYGFFEARTTFGRIGVKVWIYKGDLVGGLKAKAERDAAAANERPRRERPSRPRRSGAQGTTPTSTEAGRAAAAAKADTDVATSEAPAQGSPDAAEKTEG; the protein is encoded by the coding sequence GTGGGCCAGAAGATCAACCCGCACGGCTTCCGGCTGGGGATCACCACCGACTGGAAGTCGCGCTGGTACGCCGACAAGCAGTACGCGGAGTACGTGGCCGAGGACGTCAAGATCCGCAAGCTGCTGTCCACGGGCATGGAGCGCGCCGGCATCTCCAAGGTCGAGATCGAGCGCACCCGTGACCGCGTGCGGGTCGACATCCACACCGCGCGTCCGGGCATCGTGATCGGCCGCCGCGGCGCGGAGGCCGACCGGATCCGCGGCTCGCTGGAGAAGCTGACCGGCAAGCAGGTCCAGCTGAACATCCTCGAGGTCAAGAACCCCGAGGCCGACGCGCAGCTGGTCGCCCAGAGCGTCGCCGAGCAGCTGTCCAACCGCGTGGCGTTCCGCCGCGCGATGCGCAAGGCGATCCAGACGACCATGCGCTCGTCGCAGGTCAAGGGCATCCGCGTGCAGTGCAGCGGCCGCCTCGGCGGTGCCGAGATGTCGCGGTCGGAGCACTACCGCGACGGCCGGGTCCCGCTGCACACGCTGCGCGCGGACATCGACTACGGCTTCTTCGAGGCCCGCACCACCTTCGGCCGCATCGGCGTGAAGGTGTGGATCTACAAGGGTGACCTGGTCGGCGGCCTGAAGGCCAAGGCCGAGCGGGACGCCGCGGCCGCCAACGAGCGTCCGCGCCGGGAGCGTCCGTCGCGCCCGCGCCGTTCCGGCGCCCAGGGCACGACGCCGACCTCGACCGAAGCCGGCCGCGCCGCTGCCGCCGCGAAGGCCGACACGGATGTCGCGACCAGCGAGGCGCCCGCGCAGGGTTCGCCGGACGCGGCCGAGAAGACGGAGGGCTGA